Within the Solibacillus silvestris genome, the region GTGAAAATGAATCAGCATTTTGCGCTAAGACCCCTAAAAACGATGTGGAAAAAAACATTGGATCCACATGAAAGCATCAATGCTGATTTAGGTGAAATCCGATTTGACCTCGTAGCAAAAGCGATGGGTGCACATGGTGAATATGTAGAAACCATTGATCAGCTGGAGCAGGCTCTTCTAACATCTATTTCAGTAGGGAAATGTACAGTCATTCATACTGAGGTGGATCCAGTAAAGCATATGTGGGCGCCTGGTTTACGTTATTTTAAAGATATGCATGCCGAACCGAAAGGAAAATAATGTATGGGAATCGACACTATTCAAATCAACTTTAATGAAACGGCCCTGTTAATAATGAACATCGTTATAGGATTTATTATGTTTGGCGTTGCGCTCGATCTGCAAGTTTCAGATTTTAAGAGATCATTAAAGACTCCCAAACCGGCGTTAATCGGACTTGCTTGTCAATTCTTCCTGTTGCCGGCGATTACATTTGTACTTGTGAGCATTATTCAGCCGATTCCAAGTATTGCATTAGGGCTGTTTTTAGTCGCCGCTTGTCCTGGGGGGAATTTATCGAATTTTTTAACACATTATGCAAAAGGCAATACGCCACTGTCAATTAGCATGTCAGCCATTTCCACAGTTTTGGCGATTGTCATGACACCGCTGAACACGATGTTTTGGGCATCCCTATATGGCCCGACAAAAGAAATCATAACATCATTCAGTATTAGCGTTGTCGATATGTTTACAACCATCTTCTTTATGCTGGGGCTGCCGCTTATTATAGGCATGTATATTCGAAAAGTATATCCTAAATTTGCCGCGCGTTTTAATCAGATTATGATGAAGCTTTCGATTGTCATATTTATCTTGTTTGTTGTCATTATGGTAGCAAATAATTTCGATGCATTTATTACGAATGTAGGAGCTGTTATTTTGGTCGTAATACTGCAAAATTTATTGGCAATTTGTATCGGTTATTTCTCTTCCCGCGCATTAAAAGTTAATGAACGCGACAGACGAGCGATCGCAATCGAGGTCGGTATTCAAAATTCGGGGCTTGGGCTAGTGTTAATCTTCAATTTTTTTGGAGGTCTTGGAGGCATGGCATTAGTTGCGGCATTCTGGGGTATCTGGCATATTATTTCTGGTTTAGCAATCGCTACTTTTTGGTCAAGGCGCGCTCCGGAAGCAATTGTCACAGTTCAACAGGAGGTACAGGCATGAACGTTTTAATAACAGGGGCGGGCGGTTATTTAGGCCAGCAGCTCGTCTTGCATTTACTGCACAATACAAATCACACAGTTATCGCAGCAGATATTCGGAATAAGTCACCTTTTGAAGCGCATCCCAATCTACAATATATCGAATTGGATGTTCGCTCAAATGAAGCACGGCAATATTTCGAACAATATAACATCGATGTCGTTGTACATTTAGCTTCAATTGTCACACCCGGAAAGAAAAGCAACCGTGAATTCGAATATTCCGTCGATGTGCTGGGCACAAAGAATATACTGGAAGCATGTGTACAGACGGATGTAAAACGGATTGTCGTTTCATCGAGTGGTGCGGCTTATGGGTATTATGCCAATAACGCTGAGTGGATCGAAGAAACGGATCCAATCCGGGGCAATGAAGCATTTGCCTATTCGTATCATAAGAGATTAGTGGAAGAGATGCTCGACCAGTACAGAACGCAATACCCGCAGCTCGAGCAAACGATTTTTAGAATTGGTACGATTTTAGGGGAGAATGTGCGCAACCAAATTACCAATTTATTTGAACAAAATATAGTACTCGGTGTGGCCAATTCTAAAAGCCCATTTGTCTTTATATGGGATCAGGACGTCATCGCCTGTTTTGCCAAAGCGATTGACAGTGATATTACGGGTATCTTTAATTTGGCGGGAGATGGTGCTGTCACAATAGATGAGCTTGGTATTTTGCTGAATAAAAAAGTAGTGAAAATACCAGCGACGATGATAAAGGGGAGTTTGTTTATTTTAAAAAGGCTGAAGTTAAGCCAGTATGGAGAGGAACAGGTGGATTTCCTCCGCTACCGTCCTGTGCTGGATAACAAACGATTAAAAGAAGTATTTCAATTTACCCCTAAAAAATCATCGCTCGAAGTATTTAAATATTATTGGCAACATCGATTAAAGGAGCTGTAAAAAATTCACTTATAACGTTTTAAATATCAAAAGATGTTTTGCGGGAACTTTGCAAAACATTTTTTTTTGCGGTTTTTATGGAAAATAAACAAATATTTTCATAAGGATATAGCAAATTTCATTTCTGCCTTTATACTAAAGATTAAGTCATTTGATTTTAGGGGATGAATTGGTGTTAAACGATAAATATAAAATTATGATGTGTGATCGAATTACTGAAACAATTCAAAATTGGGAACAGCAAAATACTGTTGAGGAACAGGAAATCTATACATTTCTTCATAATTTAAAAGGGACTGCTGGCTCAATTGGGATGGAAGGGTTATCCGAAATTGCGGCAACAAAGCTTGAACAATTAGAAGAAAAAAGCAGCAAACGTTGGGAAAAAGAAAACTGGAAAGCATTTTTATTTCAAATTGAAGAAACCGTAAGCTTTTTTGAAAAAAATGTGAAGCGCGGTCAGACTGAAGAAAATGATCTACCTTTTATAAAAAGGTCAAAACAAAATAACTTTATACTAGTAATTGACGATGATATTGTGTTTGCCTCATATATTAAGAATATTTTAGAATCAAAAGGTTTTATGGTCATTGTTGCCCATAATGGGAAACGGGGTTTAGAGCTGATTTATGAGCTGAATCCGGCCCTCGTATTTTTAGATATCAAATTACCGGATATAAACGGTTTTTCCATACTGGAGAATATTAATAAAATCAAGTCCAATCATATGTTTGTTACAATAATGAGCGTCGATGACAGTAAAGGGAACCGTGCAAAGGCATATGATCTGGGTGCGCTTGATTTTATAAAGAAACCACTGGATGCCGATATTTTAATTTCATATGTAAGAAACCGTCTAGTTTTTAAGCAGGCGCTTGAACTTTCGATTATGACAGACGAACTGACACAACTTTATAACCGGAAATATATGAATACCCAGCTGGAATTTCTAATGGAGCAATTTGAAAAAAGAGGTGAACAATTTTCGATTGCGATTGCTGACATCGATTTCTTTAAGAATATAAATGATACATATGGTCACATCGTTGGTGATGAAGTATTAAAAGGCTTTTCGAACTTGATCATGTCGGCAAAACGGGAGGAAGATATTCTTTTCCGATTTGGTGGAGAAGAATTTGTTCTTGTTATGCCAAATACGTCAAAAAATACAGCTTTCAGTATTATGGAACGCTTGCGTACGATTGTTGGGAAACAGCCATTTAAAGGGAATGAACAATCGTTTAATATTACGTTTTCTTCAGGAATTGCGGAAATTAATCATCAAAATAAACACCCGAAGGCATTAATTGAACAGGCTGATCAGGCATTGTATAAAGCAAAGACATCCGGAAGAAATCAAACGGTTCTATTTACAAAAGAAGAGCAAATCAGCAAGAAGCAGAAATTGAAGCTTATTGTTATTGATGATGTAGCGATAATTCGAAACTTAGTGACGAACTATTTTAATAAACTGCATGTACCGGAAGAATTTACGATGGAAGTTGCTGCCTTTGAAAATGGCGTGAAGTTTTTGGAGTCAAATTGGTATGAGAAAAATACAAAATATATTATTTTACTAGATGGCATGATGCCGCAAATGGATGGGATGAATGTATTGAAAAAAATCCGCAAAGAGTATTCTTCAAACGACGTCATCGTTTCGATGCTGACAGGCCGCAATGACGAGGAATATGTATTGGAAGCACTTGCAAACGGGGCGGATGATTTCATCGTAAAGCCATTTAATATCGCGGATGTAACAAACCGAATGCTTCAATTAGCCAACCAATTATTTTTAAAAGCTCGGTAAAAGAAAGGAATTCAACGATGAATAAAATTTTAGTAGTAGATGATGAAGAAATTTTAAGAATGCTTATTTGCGATACATTGGAAAGTTTTGATTTTACGATTGATGAAGCTGAAAATGGCTTAGAAGCTTTGGAAAAAATGAAGGAAAATAACTATGATCTCATTATCCTGGATTATATGATGCCTCACTTTACCGGATTGGAAGTAATAGAAAAGCTTTCAGATGAGTATAAGGCGAATACAACGATCGTTATGCTGACAGCAAAATCACAGGAATCCGACCGCCAGCTCGCATTGGATAAAGGCGCACAATATTTCATTTCCAAGCCATTCAGCCCGATAAAGCTGATTTCATTTGTAGAGGAGCTCATAAATGCCAAGACTGATTCCGACATTTAAGAAAAACATACGTAATCAATTTGTCCGTATGCTTTGGTCCATCATAATTTTATTTACCATTATTGTAGGGGCATTTTTCATTTATACGAACGTTACAAATGAGCGGCTAATCAGCGAGCGGGAAGCGATTAGCGAGAAAGAGCAGCTCGTTCGGAAAATGAATGAAAGCTTCAATGATATATTTTTCCGTGCAAGAGGCTATTATGCATTTAAAGACAAAAATGAACTGAACATTTTATATGATCAAATGTCTGTATTTGAGATGGAGCTGCAAAAATTTGGTGAAATGCCCCTATCTAGCGAGGAAAACCTTCTTTATGAAGAGTTAAATCAATTTATTGTCACTTATCGGAATGAAATATTGCCGAAAGCCGTTTCCTATGTGGAAGCAGATAATTATGAAGCGCTGCGTGAATTATCAAATAGCGGTGCGAATGAATCAGTAAACAGTTTTATTGCATATACAAAAAGTTATACGACAGAAACGGATATGGTTGTAAACGATCATTTTAACCGGACGCTTGATCAAATTAAGTTTTTAACCGTTCTTTGTATTTTTCTGTTTATTATCGTATTTATAATCATTGGAATTATTTTGAAACGGGTTATCCAAAATCTGATTTCTCCAATCGAAAAATTGACGACCGCAACGGATGCTTTTGCAAGTGGGGACTATGTTGACATTACGCCATTAAAAAATAAAGAAGATGAGCTTGGGGTATTGGCTACTTCCTTCTATAATATGACCCGTTCGATTCAAGAGAAGGAAGAAGTGCTGACAACGCAAAATGAAGAGTTGATGGCACAGCAGGATGAACTTCAAGGCAATCAGGAACAATTACAGCAATCCTTAAGCCATTTACAGCAGTATAATGAACTGAATCATGTACTGACTTTTACGTTGGATAAAGAGAAGCTGATAGAGGATCTACACAACTATTTACGTAGTATTTATGAATTCGATTCGAGCTTGATGTATTTAATCGACAGCGGTGAATTTGTATCAAAAGGATTGGCGAAAGAAACTACGGAACGCTTAATTAAACATTTGGAAATTGACAAGATTGCACGACTCGAGGAAGAAAAGACATTCGTCATTTGTCGTGAGGTAAAATCGGCAAGCAATATCGCCAATACAACGTATAATGACTATGACTTGTACACTTGTATTCTGAATTCCGAGAAGAAACTTGTCGCTATTTTAATGGCTACAAGAGAAGGGCGGAGTTTCTCGAGCAAGGAGTTAACCGACATCAATGGACATATGAACCAAGCTTCCATTGCGTTCGAACGAATATTCATGTATGAAGAAGTGGAACGTTCAAGAAAACTGAATCAGACCATCATCGATACTACCAATGAAGGAATTCAGTTTGTATCAAAATATGGGGAAGTACTGCTGCTTAATAAAGCATTATTTAATATAATTCGATATCCTTTTGAAGAAATCGATGATAAAGTACCACAACAACTATGGCTGAAGCATTTCCAGAAAATTGCTGAAGAGTCGGATGAGCTCGTTTACTTCCTGAAAATCGCGATTATTGAGGAGTTTACAAATACGAGAACGATGCGCTATTCCATTCAACAAGATGGTCGCAGTCCGGTTTTTGTGGAAGTTTATGCAACAAGTGTATTTGAAGGTGATGAAAAAGTAGGAACGATGTTTGTTCATCGCGATATTACGAGCGAATATGAAGTGGATATGATGAAGTCTGAGCTTGTAAGTACGGTAAGCCATGAATTACGTACGCCGCTCTCAAGTGTGTTAGGATTTACAGAACTGCTTTTGGCAAAAGAAATAAAGCCGGAACGTCAGAAAAAATATATCGAAACGATTCATAAAGAAGCAAAGCGATTAACAAACTTAATTAATGATTTTTTAGATATTCAACGAATCGAATCTGGTCAACAAGTGTATTCAATGAATAAGATCTCATTAACTGCCTTAATCGAGGATGTGCTGAAAAACTTCCAGATTGATCCGCAGCATAATATCCGTTTTGTAGATGAATCGACAAATGCAATTGTTAGTGCAGATGAAGAGCGTATCATCCAGCTCTTGTTCAATTTAATCGGCAATGCGATAAAATTCTCCCCTAATGGCGGCGAAATAATAATACGCATGCAAAATATAAATGAGACGGTACAAGTTTCCATTCAAGATCGCGGAATTGGAATTCCTGAAAGTGCAATTCCATCATTATTCCAAAAGTTTAAGCGCGTGGACAACAGTTCTCGACGCAAAATCGGAGGAACCGGTTTAGGACTTGCGTTAAGTAAAGAAATTATATCCAAGCATAAAGGGGACATTTGGCTTGAATCGGAGGAAGGGATAGGGACGACTATTTTCTTCACATTGCCATTGTATGACCAAGAAATAGTAGAAAACCGAAATGAGCTGTCTGAAGAAAAAACGATATCAAATCGTACGGTAATGATTGTTGAAGATGATTTGAGTTTAGCGTTATTACTTTCGGAAGAGCTGAAAAGCAAAGGTTTTACCATCATTTATCATGATGACCTGAAACGTGCCTATGATGATGCCATCCAAATTCCATTAGTAGGTATTGTCATCGATTTAATTATGGGAGAAAATATGGATGGATGGGATTTGGTCGAAGCTTTAAGAAATCATAAAAATACAAAGGAAATCCCAATTATTATTTCCTCAGCATTGGACAAATCAAGCGTCAACATGAATAAATACAATGTTGAAGAGTATTTTACAAAGCCCTATCCACCAGAAGAACTTTCAACACTTTTATTAAAATTTGTGAAAGATCAATAAAGGATCTGCTAGGTAAAGGAGGTGGGGGAAATGGCAGCGAGAATCATATTTCATTTGGATATGAACAGTTTTTATGCATCTGTTGAACAGTCGCATAATCCGAGTCTGAAAGGGAAACCGATTGCCGTAGCGGGGAATGTA harbors:
- a CDS encoding epimerase, encoding MNVLITGAGGYLGQQLVLHLLHNTNHTVIAADIRNKSPFEAHPNLQYIELDVRSNEARQYFEQYNIDVVVHLASIVTPGKKSNREFEYSVDVLGTKNILEACVQTDVKRIVVSSSGAAYGYYANNAEWIEETDPIRGNEAFAYSYHKRLVEEMLDQYRTQYPQLEQTIFRIGTILGENVRNQITNLFEQNIVLGVANSKSPFVFIWDQDVIACFAKAIDSDITGIFNLAGDGAVTIDELGILLNKKVVKIPATMIKGSLFILKRLKLSQYGEEQVDFLRYRPVLDNKRLKEVFQFTPKKSSLEVFKYYWQHRLKEL
- a CDS encoding symporter produces the protein MGIDTIQINFNETALLIMNIVIGFIMFGVALDLQVSDFKRSLKTPKPALIGLACQFFLLPAITFVLVSIIQPIPSIALGLFLVAACPGGNLSNFLTHYAKGNTPLSISMSAISTVLAIVMTPLNTMFWASLYGPTKEIITSFSISVVDMFTTIFFMLGLPLIIGMYIRKVYPKFAARFNQIMMKLSIVIFILFVVIMVANNFDAFITNVGAVILVVILQNLLAICIGYFSSRALKVNERDRRAIAIEVGIQNSGLGLVLIFNFFGGLGGMALVAAFWGIWHIISGLAIATFWSRRAPEAIVTVQQEVQA
- a CDS encoding histidine kinase, with product MPRLIPTFKKNIRNQFVRMLWSIIILFTIIVGAFFIYTNVTNERLISEREAISEKEQLVRKMNESFNDIFFRARGYYAFKDKNELNILYDQMSVFEMELQKFGEMPLSSEENLLYEELNQFIVTYRNEILPKAVSYVEADNYEALRELSNSGANESVNSFIAYTKSYTTETDMVVNDHFNRTLDQIKFLTVLCIFLFIIVFIIIGIILKRVIQNLISPIEKLTTATDAFASGDYVDITPLKNKEDELGVLATSFYNMTRSIQEKEEVLTTQNEELMAQQDELQGNQEQLQQSLSHLQQYNELNHVLTFTLDKEKLIEDLHNYLRSIYEFDSSLMYLIDSGEFVSKGLAKETTERLIKHLEIDKIARLEEEKTFVICREVKSASNIANTTYNDYDLYTCILNSEKKLVAILMATREGRSFSSKELTDINGHMNQASIAFERIFMYEEVERSRKLNQTIIDTTNEGIQFVSKYGEVLLLNKALFNIIRYPFEEIDDKVPQQLWLKHFQKIAEESDELVYFLKIAIIEEFTNTRTMRYSIQQDGRSPVFVEVYATSVFEGDEKVGTMFVHRDITSEYEVDMMKSELVSTVSHELRTPLSSVLGFTELLLAKEIKPERQKKYIETIHKEAKRLTNLINDFLDIQRIESGQQVYSMNKISLTALIEDVLKNFQIDPQHNIRFVDESTNAIVSADEERIIQLLFNLIGNAIKFSPNGGEIIIRMQNINETVQVSIQDRGIGIPESAIPSLFQKFKRVDNSSRRKIGGTGLGLALSKEIISKHKGDIWLESEEGIGTTIFFTLPLYDQEIVENRNELSEEKTISNRTVMIVEDDLSLALLLSEELKSKGFTIIYHDDLKRAYDDAIQIPLVGIVIDLIMGENMDGWDLVEALRNHKNTKEIPIIISSALDKSSVNMNKYNVEEYFTKPYPPEELSTLLLKFVKDQ
- a CDS encoding diguanylate cyclase, whose product is MLNDKYKIMMCDRITETIQNWEQQNTVEEQEIYTFLHNLKGTAGSIGMEGLSEIAATKLEQLEEKSSKRWEKENWKAFLFQIEETVSFFEKNVKRGQTEENDLPFIKRSKQNNFILVIDDDIVFASYIKNILESKGFMVIVAHNGKRGLELIYELNPALVFLDIKLPDINGFSILENINKIKSNHMFVTIMSVDDSKGNRAKAYDLGALDFIKKPLDADILISYVRNRLVFKQALELSIMTDELTQLYNRKYMNTQLEFLMEQFEKRGEQFSIAIADIDFFKNINDTYGHIVGDEVLKGFSNLIMSAKREEDILFRFGGEEFVLVMPNTSKNTAFSIMERLRTIVGKQPFKGNEQSFNITFSSGIAEINHQNKHPKALIEQADQALYKAKTSGRNQTVLFTKEEQISKKQKLKLIVIDDVAIIRNLVTNYFNKLHVPEEFTMEVAAFENGVKFLESNWYEKNTKYIILLDGMMPQMDGMNVLKKIRKEYSSNDVIVSMLTGRNDEEYVLEALANGADDFIVKPFNIADVTNRMLQLANQLFLKAR
- a CDS encoding histidine kinase, whose translation is MNKILVVDDEEILRMLICDTLESFDFTIDEAENGLEALEKMKENNYDLIILDYMMPHFTGLEVIEKLSDEYKANTTIVMLTAKSQESDRQLALDKGAQYFISKPFSPIKLISFVEELINAKTDSDI